The DNA region CCGACCATGTTCCACTGGTTCAGGTAACTAACCTGTCCCGTACCATGGAGTGGCTGAAAGAGCGTGGCGTCTGGATGATTGGTACTGCCGGAGAAAGTGCTGGCAATGTCTATGAGGCCGACCTGAAAGGTCCTATGGCACTGGTGATGGGTGCTGAAGGGAAAGGGATGCGTCGCCTGACCCGGGATAAATGCGACTCTCTGGTGTTTATTCCGATGGCGGGTACCGTCAGCAGCCTGAACGTGTCGGTTGCTACCGGCGTTTGCCTGTTTGAAGCCGTACGGCAGCGGTCGTAATTATCGGGTGTTTGAGGCGCAGTACAGGCAGCTGCGCCTGAGTCTCATCGGTTTGGCTCGGAAATAACTGCCGCCAGCTGTTCATTATCCTGAATCATTATGTCTGCTGTGTAGAATGGTTTTCCCGCAACCGATACAACGGTAGCTGATGTGTCAGGGAAAGGCAGGAAGTCACCCTCATTCATGGACAGCAGTTTTTCAAGTGATATCTGGTCCATTGCAATACTGGCTGTCAGCACCAGAGGCACAAAGGAAAGCGAGCGCTTTAGCTGATCTGCCATCGATTCTGCATTATTCTTTTTTGAACTGCGTTCTATAGCCTGTTTGAGAACCATGGTCGGGTATTCAATTTTGATAAAGCCGGACGCTCCATCAATATTTACCTGAAAGATATCCGAGGCTATGTGATCAGTTTTTTTATTGTGTATTCTGTAAGCATCAGAAGCCTCCCGGGCATCTCTCAGCATTTCTATATTGAACTCACCCACTGAAGACATGGACTC from Endozoicomonas sp. NE40 includes:
- a CDS encoding FliM/FliN family flagellar motor switch protein produces the protein MTPVTPYDLHLAGNSLQKYERIFSRAVNSCGTMLERDLAEFTQSLVQVEASSIVEWKSLNEDSDKLCFKSWASINNYKNAYCLIVIQKQLFKTLIEKIFGGRLDKSFSQDEARQPTSAEWRLYGRIVNLLLSHMKESMSSVGEFNIEMLRDAREASDAYRIHNKKTDHIASDIFQVNIDGASGFIKIEYPTMVLKQAIERSSKKNNAESMADQLKRSLSFVPLVLTASIAMDQISLEKLLSMNEGDFLPFPDTSATVVSVAGKPFYTADIMIQDNEQLAAVISEPNR